One Periplaneta americana isolate PAMFEO1 chromosome 8, P.americana_PAMFEO1_priV1, whole genome shotgun sequence genomic region harbors:
- the LOC138704855 gene encoding uncharacterized protein encodes MKVLVLVASIGVLVQARPEAGYSYSPPSNTYGTPGGGFIGSGGGGGGGGFIGGGGGGSFGGGHSFGGGVSGGGFSGGFGGSSGGGFGGGGFGGGSGGGFGGGSGGGFGGGSGGGFGGGAGGGFGGGAGGGFGGQALIQKHIYVHVPPPEPEEHVSRPLPQFRAPQKHYKIVFIKTPTPPTPTAANIQLPGQDEQKTLIYVLVKKPDDAEALNIQQPAPTQPSKPEVYFIKYKTQKQVTSGGAIGGGVGGGVGGGVGGGIGGGIGGIGGGIGDGIGGGIGGGVGGGVGGGIGGGIGGGVGGGHGIGGGIGGGHGGGSGIGGGSGGGSGVSSSYGPPSGGGGPY; translated from the exons ATGAAAGTTCTCGTG CTCGTCGCCTCTATCGGGGTGCTCGTGCAGGCCCGCCCTGAAGCCGGGTACTCGTACAGCCCACCATCCAACACCTATGGAACCCCTGGAGGCGGCTTCATCGgcagtggcggtggcggtggaggTGGAGGCTTCATCGGAGGAGGCGGTGGCGGAAGTTTCGGAGGCGGACACTCATTCGGCGGTGGCGTGAGCGGAGGTGGATTTAGCGGTGGATTCGGAGGTAGTTCTGGAGGCGGTTTCGGCGGCGGCGGATTCGGAGGCGGTTCTGGAGGCGGTTTCGGTGGCGGCTCAGGCGGTGGATTTGGAGGCGGTTCAGGTGGTGGATTTGGAGGCGGCGCAGGTGGTGGATTCGGCGGTGGCGCTGGAGGTGGTTTTGGCGGCCAAGCCCTAATCCAGAAACACATCTACGTCCACGTACCCCCACCAGAGCCCGAAGAGCACGTTAGCCGACCCTTGCCTCAATTCCGTGCTCCCCAGAAACACTATAAGATCGTGTTCATCAAAACGCCCACTCCACCCACTCCCACGGCCGCCAACATCCAACTCCCAGGCCAGGACGAGCAGAAGACTCTCATCTACGTGTTGGTCAAGAAGCCCGACGATGCCGAAGCCCTCAACATCCAGCAACCCGCACCTACCCAGCCTTCCAAACCCGAAGTCTACTTCATCAAGTACAAGACTCAGAAGCAG GTTACTTCTGGTGGAGCCATCGGCGGTGGCGTTGGTGGAGGAGTTGGCGGAGGAGTCGGTGGTGGAATTGGCGGTGGAATTGGCGGTATTGGCGGTGGAATTGGCGATGGAATTGGAGGTGGAATTGGCGGTGGAGTTGGTGGAGGAGTTGGAGGCGGAATCGGAGGTGGAATTGGCGGAGGAGTTGGCGGTGGACATGGCATCGGAGGCGGAATCGGCGGCGGACATGGCGGTGGTAGCGGCATTGGTGGCGGCAGCGGCGGTGGTTCCGGCGTGTCTAGCAGCTATGGTCCCCCTAGCGGCGGAGGCGGACCTTACTAA